A single window of Eucalyptus grandis isolate ANBG69807.140 chromosome 1, ASM1654582v1, whole genome shotgun sequence DNA harbors:
- the LOC120287417 gene encoding protein ACCELERATED CELL DEATH 6-like gives MAMEHTKRQQLALLALACSVAGKVPPVSTELLILRPEARDKEFPSLVRSRKNKPDRDIVKDYIGARLVVATLVATVTFAAGFAVPGGFDSSDKTPKNDLGMATMLDKRMFQAFVIRNTIAMFCSMTVVVNLIWARLVDIEIAVTAFELTTLPLKIALLAISTAFLTGVTLTVGKLSWLANTIFYLGLPFLLIISGAILLEHPPVFITIQNCPVRRLTLWLILAYIYLWRVETYIYDDTEDDRKVNETFASRLADGAGEVKTDDSATAKCEYAPSNH, from the exons ATGGCAATGGAGCATACGAAACGACAG CAATTGGCACTCCTAGCATTGGCTTGCTCGGTTGCGGGAAAAGTTCCACCTGTAAGCACAGAGTTACTCATACTTAGGCCGGAAGCTCGAGATAAAGAGTTTCCATCATTAGTCCGCTCACGCAAAAACAAGCCGGACAGGGACATCGTCAAGGATTACATCGGTGCCCGTCTGGTGGTGGCAACGCTTGTGGCCACAGTGACTTTCGCAGCTGGTTTTGCAGTTCCCGGAGGATTTGACAGCTCGGACAAAACCCCCAAAAATGACTTGGGCATGGCTACGATGCTGGACAAGAGAATGTTCCAGGCTTTCGTGATTCGCAACACCATCGCGATGTTCTGCTCAATGACTGTGGTCGTCAACCTCATCTGGGCACGGCTAGTTGACATCGAAATTGCGGTAACTGCATTCGAGCTCACAACACTGCCGCTAAAAATTGCACTCTTGGCGATATCCACTGCTTTCTTAACTGGTGTGACCTTGACCGTTGGCAAACTCTCTTGGCTTGCCAACaccatattttatttgggactccCTTTCCTCCTCATTATCTCAGGTGCTATATTGTTAGAGCACCCTCCCGTCTTTATCACGATCCAAAACTGTCCTGTCCGTCGTCTGACATTATGGCTTATTCTCGCTTACATTTATTTGTGGAGAGTTGAGACGTACATTTATGATGACACGGAAGATGACAGAAAGGTGAACGAGACCTTCGCTAGTCGGCTTGCGGATGGTGCTGGTGAAGTGAAGACTGACGACTCGGCAACAGCGAAATGTGAGTATGCTCCTTCAAATCACTGA